A window of Flavobacteriales bacterium contains these coding sequences:
- a CDS encoding GNAT family N-acetyltransferase yields the protein MIISNSIETRVFDALERPSELQKREIVDFLHEHLQEYGDPKEQILRCLNFAVKETTSFGGFVIVSYDKDKVTGAVIVNRTGMGGYIPENILVYIATHQDYRGQGIGKKLMEETLSFAKGDIALHVEHNNPAKKLYEKFGFTNPYLEMRLKR from the coding sequence ATGATCATTTCAAATTCTATAGAAACACGGGTGTTCGATGCGCTGGAGCGTCCGTCTGAACTTCAGAAGCGCGAAATAGTTGATTTTCTTCACGAACATCTTCAGGAATACGGAGACCCGAAGGAGCAGATTCTAAGGTGCCTCAACTTCGCGGTGAAGGAAACCACATCATTCGGTGGGTTTGTCATTGTCTCGTACGATAAGGACAAGGTCACAGGTGCCGTGATTGTGAACCGAACAGGCATGGGTGGCTACATTCCAGAGAACATTTTGGTTTACATCGCCACGCATCAAGACTACCGAGGGCAGGGCATTGGCAAGAAGCTGATGGAGGAGACACTGAGTTTCGCCAAAGGCGATATTGCCTTGCATGTGGAGCACAACAATCCTGCAAAGAAACTTTACGAGAAGTTCGGTTTTACCAACCCGTATCTGGAGATGCGCCTAAAGCGATGA
- the ygiD gene encoding 4,5-DOPA dioxygenase extradiol, with protein sequence MNPLNSLRSFTATFSSTEKMPVLFLGHGSPMNAIEENDFVQNFRKLGRELPQPNAILCISAHWYTKGTMVTAMEQPRTIHDFGGFLQTLFDVQYPAPGSPELAVQTQRLLGKHVGLDQDWGLDHGTWSVVKHLYPNADVPVIQLSIDYTKPPEYHFQLASKLQSLREKGVLIIGSGNIVHNLRMVDWPNINKENHGYDWAMEARTSINSHILDDDFKPLLDYRDQGKAYQLAIPTPDHFLPLIYTLGLKGKSEDLELFNDKLMAGSLSMTSVKIG encoded by the coding sequence ATGAATCCACTCAATAGTCTTAGATCGTTTACAGCAACCTTTTCTTCTACTGAGAAAATGCCCGTGCTTTTTCTGGGTCATGGAAGCCCAATGAACGCCATTGAGGAAAACGACTTCGTACAGAATTTCCGAAAACTTGGAAGGGAATTGCCGCAACCGAATGCCATTCTGTGTATTTCCGCGCATTGGTACACCAAAGGAACCATGGTCACGGCCATGGAACAACCAAGAACAATTCACGATTTTGGAGGGTTCCTACAAACGTTGTTCGATGTGCAATATCCAGCTCCAGGTTCACCAGAATTGGCCGTTCAAACACAACGTTTATTGGGTAAACATGTCGGGCTCGACCAAGACTGGGGCTTGGATCACGGTACTTGGTCTGTGGTAAAGCATCTTTATCCGAATGCGGATGTACCAGTAATTCAACTCAGCATCGATTATACTAAACCGCCAGAATATCATTTCCAGTTGGCTTCAAAGCTTCAATCGCTACGCGAAAAGGGCGTTCTGATAATTGGCAGCGGAAATATTGTTCACAATCTGCGCATGGTAGATTGGCCGAACATCAACAAGGAAAACCACGGATACGATTGGGCCATGGAAGCGCGCACCAGCATCAATTCTCACATACTGGATGACGATTTCAAACCACTATTGGATTACCGAGATCAAGGAAAAGCCTATCAATTGGCCATTCCAACTCCTGATCACTTTCTTCCGCTTATCTACACACTCGGACTGAAAGGAAAATCTGAAGATCTGGAACTCTTCAACGATAAACTGATGGCAGGCTCGCTGAGCATGACCTCGGTGAAGATCGGTTAG
- a CDS encoding methyltransferase domain-containing protein, with protein sequence MFHFLLRTIPRPILIRLSYIFSFFSPVFYGGNKYECPVCEGHFRKFLPYGYDGAAKRENVLCPKCLTLERHRVLWLYLKERTDFFTKPRKMLHIAPEQPFLGRFRKMKHLDLTTADLFSPLADVKCDIQDMPFEDNTFDVIFCNHVLEHVDDDHKAMSELYRVMKPGGFGIFQVPIDYTNETTLEDPNITSEEDRVKYYWQKDHVRLYGMDYPSKLEVVGFNAQRIDMAEEVGDELRDRYRLGYGDKVYRVDKS encoded by the coding sequence TTGTTTCATTTCCTGCTCAGAACCATCCCGCGCCCAATCCTCATTAGACTGAGCTACATCTTCAGTTTCTTTTCGCCTGTTTTTTATGGTGGGAACAAGTACGAATGTCCCGTTTGCGAAGGCCATTTCCGTAAGTTTTTACCGTATGGTTATGATGGTGCTGCCAAACGTGAGAACGTGCTTTGCCCTAAGTGCTTAACGCTTGAAAGACACCGTGTGCTTTGGCTTTATCTCAAAGAACGAACGGACTTCTTTACCAAGCCTCGAAAGATGTTGCACATCGCGCCCGAGCAACCCTTTTTAGGTCGTTTTAGGAAGATGAAACATTTGGATCTGACCACGGCCGATCTCTTTTCGCCTTTGGCGGATGTGAAGTGCGATATTCAGGACATGCCGTTTGAGGACAACACCTTCGATGTCATTTTCTGTAACCATGTTTTGGAGCATGTGGATGATGACCACAAAGCCATGAGCGAGCTCTACCGCGTGATGAAACCAGGCGGATTCGGCATTTTCCAAGTTCCGATCGATTATACGAATGAAACCACGCTGGAAGACCCAAATATCACTTCTGAGGAAGATCGAGTGAAATACTATTGGCAGAAAGACCATGTGCGTCTGTACGGAATGGACTATCCCTCAAAATTGGAAGTGGTCGGCTTCAACGCGCAGCGCATCGATATGGCAGAAGAGGTAGGCGATGAACTCCGCGACCGCTACCGCTTAGGGTATGGCGACAAGGTCTATCGGGTGGATAAAAGCTAA
- the map gene encoding type I methionyl aminopeptidase produces MAVLKTKEQIELMRESALVVSRTLGEVAKLIRPGVTPLELDKVAEEYIRDQGAVPGFLGYGGFPNTLCTSVNEQVVHGIPSDKALEEGDIISVDCGAILNGYYGDHAFTFAVGEIKDEVKKLLKVTEESLYLGIEQIRSGNRIGDVGYAVQHHAEKHGYGVVRELVGHGLGKSMHEDPELPNYGKRGDGKKMKEGLVLAIEPMINLGTADVAQLEDGWTIVTLDGKPSAHFEHDVAIVGGKPEILSTFKYVYDALGLEDPFKDRQSFYQTPVEK; encoded by the coding sequence ATGGCAGTACTGAAGACGAAAGAGCAGATTGAATTGATGCGGGAGAGCGCCTTGGTGGTTTCGCGCACGTTGGGCGAAGTGGCCAAACTCATCAGACCAGGCGTTACGCCATTGGAATTGGATAAAGTGGCCGAAGAATACATCCGCGACCAAGGTGCCGTGCCAGGGTTTTTAGGTTACGGTGGTTTCCCGAATACGCTTTGTACTTCTGTAAACGAGCAGGTGGTCCATGGAATTCCTTCCGATAAAGCGCTGGAAGAAGGCGACATCATTTCTGTTGACTGTGGCGCGATTCTGAACGGTTACTATGGCGATCATGCGTTCACATTTGCCGTTGGTGAGATCAAGGATGAAGTGAAGAAGCTTCTGAAAGTGACAGAAGAAAGTCTTTACCTCGGAATTGAGCAGATCCGATCTGGAAATCGAATTGGAGATGTGGGCTACGCGGTGCAGCATCATGCCGAAAAACATGGTTACGGAGTTGTGAGGGAATTGGTAGGTCATGGTCTGGGCAAGAGCATGCACGAAGATCCCGAACTTCCGAACTATGGAAAGCGAGGAGATGGTAAAAAGATGAAGGAAGGTCTGGTGTTGGCCATTGAGCCGATGATCAATCTTGGAACAGCCGATGTTGCACAATTGGAAGATGGCTGGACCATCGTTACATTGGATGGAAAACCTTCCGCACACTTCGAGCATGATGTGGCCATCGTTGGTGGAAAACCTGAGATTCTTTCCACGTTCAAGTACGTGTATGATGCACTTGGTTTGGAAGATCCGTTCAAAGACAGACAATCGTTTTATCAAACTCCAGTAGAGAAATGA
- a CDS encoding hydrolase, which produces MVIAVDFDGTVVEHKYPAIGKEMPFAFATLKELQKRGHRLILWTFRHGKTLDEAVEYCRQNGIEFYAVNRSFPEEQFDSNEASRKIDCDLFIDDRNVGGFIGWGEIFRIIHPEAAGEQMHQPKQKSKGMFGKLFGG; this is translated from the coding sequence CTGGTCATTGCGGTCGATTTTGACGGAACCGTGGTGGAGCACAAATACCCTGCTATTGGCAAAGAAATGCCCTTTGCGTTTGCTACGCTGAAGGAACTTCAGAAACGCGGTCACAGATTAATTCTATGGACGTTCCGCCATGGAAAAACCTTGGATGAAGCCGTGGAATACTGCCGTCAGAACGGAATTGAGTTCTATGCGGTGAACAGAAGTTTTCCCGAAGAGCAGTTTGATTCGAATGAAGCCAGCCGCAAAATTGATTGCGATCTGTTCATTGATGATCGGAACGTAGGTGGATTTATCGGTTGGGGCGAGATATTCAGAATCATTCATCCAGAAGCGGCTGGCGAACAGATGCATCAGCCGAAGCAGAAGAGTAAAGGAATGTTCGGAAAATTGTTTGGAGGATAA
- a CDS encoding 2,3-bisphosphoglycerate-dependent phosphoglycerate mutase produces MKPYAKLVIVRHGQSQWNAENRFTGWVNVDLAPKGVAEAKEAGEKLKGYKFDKGFTSALVRAQNTLKNILEVIGQPDLEVVENEALNERMYGDLQGMNKDEARAQFGAEQVHIWRRSFDTPPPGGESLKGTADRVLPYFKEVIEPELKAGKTIIIAAHGNSLRALIMYLEKLSPEEILKTEVPTGKPKLYEFDKDLNVIRTDYI; encoded by the coding sequence ATGAAACCATACGCAAAACTGGTCATCGTCCGCCACGGACAATCGCAATGGAACGCAGAGAACCGCTTTACGGGTTGGGTCAACGTTGACCTTGCTCCGAAAGGAGTTGCGGAAGCAAAGGAAGCTGGCGAGAAACTGAAAGGTTACAAATTCGACAAGGGTTTCACCTCAGCCTTGGTGCGTGCTCAGAATACGCTGAAGAATATTTTGGAAGTGATTGGTCAACCTGATCTTGAAGTAGTTGAGAATGAAGCCCTGAACGAGCGCATGTATGGCGACCTGCAAGGCATGAACAAGGACGAGGCACGGGCACAGTTCGGTGCAGAGCAGGTTCATATTTGGAGAAGAAGTTTCGATACACCACCTCCGGGAGGTGAAAGTCTGAAAGGAACGGCCGACCGCGTACTGCCTTATTTCAAAGAGGTGATTGAACCAGAACTGAAAGCAGGCAAGACCATTATCATTGCGGCTCATGGAAACAGCCTTCGTGCATTGATCATGTATCTCGAAAAACTGTCTCCAGAGGAAATCCTGAAAACGGAAGTGCCAACAGGTAAACCGAAGCTGTACGAGTTCGATAAGGATCTGAACGTAATTCGGACAGATTACATCTAA
- a CDS encoding peptidase M17: MKSSGLIELKKASKPSGAVIYLVSSKDDLGKIDALGDLKTKVEERVGDDELVFFVPSSQDGMAVAKPKKDAENSYRLQHARVLGTKLKTLLNRERSKSASIVNLGLEKDELLAVLEGIALSNYQFLTYKTGDGKKPNTLQKLSVVSDLSQKELDELSGLLSAVFAARDFVNEPVITLTATEWSKRIGELGKATGFTTTTFDKKKIEKLKMGGLLGVNKGSVEPPTFNILEWKPKNAKNKKPIVLVGKGVVYDTGGYNVKTVQMANMKCDMGGGAAVCGTMAAISANKLPVHVIGLIPATDNRIDGKALVADDVITMMSGSTVEVLNTDAEGRLILADALHYAKQYKPELVIDLATLTGAAARITDYHGISMCADKAPQKEQLKASGETVYERLMEFPMWKEFHDAIKSEVADIKNIGGAAGGNITAATFLHHFTDYPWIHLDIAGPAFMDSTKDYRLKGGTGTGVRLLYHFIKNNYA, from the coding sequence ATGAAGAGTAGTGGATTGATTGAATTGAAGAAAGCATCCAAGCCAAGTGGTGCGGTCATTTATTTGGTTTCGTCCAAAGATGATCTTGGAAAGATAGATGCACTTGGAGACCTGAAAACCAAAGTGGAAGAACGGGTTGGAGATGATGAACTGGTGTTTTTTGTTCCTTCATCTCAGGATGGAATGGCAGTTGCCAAACCGAAGAAGGACGCGGAGAACAGCTATCGTTTGCAGCATGCGCGTGTGCTCGGAACCAAGCTGAAGACGCTTCTCAATCGCGAGAGATCGAAATCGGCCAGTATCGTGAATTTGGGTCTTGAGAAAGATGAGCTGTTGGCGGTTTTGGAAGGAATTGCACTTTCAAACTATCAGTTTCTTACCTACAAAACAGGCGATGGAAAGAAACCGAACACGCTTCAGAAACTGAGTGTGGTTTCCGATCTGTCTCAAAAGGAATTGGATGAACTTTCAGGATTGCTTTCGGCCGTTTTCGCTGCGCGCGATTTTGTGAATGAACCCGTCATTACGCTTACTGCGACCGAATGGAGCAAACGCATAGGTGAACTCGGGAAAGCCACAGGTTTTACCACAACCACCTTCGACAAGAAGAAGATCGAGAAGCTGAAAATGGGCGGTCTTTTGGGTGTGAACAAAGGTTCGGTGGAGCCACCGACCTTCAACATCCTCGAATGGAAACCGAAGAATGCCAAGAACAAGAAGCCGATCGTTCTGGTAGGTAAAGGCGTTGTTTATGACACAGGTGGTTACAACGTAAAGACCGTTCAGATGGCCAATATGAAATGCGATATGGGCGGTGGCGCGGCCGTGTGCGGAACGATGGCAGCCATTTCGGCCAATAAGTTGCCTGTTCACGTGATCGGTCTTATTCCCGCAACGGACAATCGCATTGATGGAAAAGCGCTGGTGGCCGATGATGTCATTACCATGATGAGCGGTTCGACCGTGGAGGTTTTGAACACCGATGCGGAAGGCCGTTTGATTCTGGCCGATGCGCTGCATTACGCCAAGCAATACAAGCCTGAACTGGTTATCGACCTGGCGACCTTGACAGGCGCTGCGGCTCGAATAACCGATTATCACGGAATTTCCATGTGTGCCGATAAAGCACCTCAAAAGGAACAATTGAAAGCGAGTGGCGAAACCGTCTACGAGCGTTTGATGGAGTTCCCGATGTGGAAGGAGTTCCACGATGCGATAAAGTCGGAAGTGGCTGATATTAAGAATATTGGAGGTGCAGCAGGTGGTAATATCACGGCTGCAACATTCCTCCATCATTTCACGGATTATCCTTGGATCCACTTGGATATTGCGGGACCCGCGTTCATGGACAGCACCAAGGATTATCGGTTGAAGGGCGGCACGGGAACGGGCGTGCGATTGTTGTACCATTTCATCAAGAACAATTACGCCTAA
- a CDS encoding metal-dependent transcriptional regulator, whose product MANSFTEENYLKQIYKLSKKSDKGVSTNALAERLDTKASSVTDMLQKLAAKKFVNYQKYQGVTLTKKGQKIAVNIIRKHRLWEVFLVDNLGFGWDEVHDVAEELEHINSDVLVERLDRFLGFPKYDPHGGPIPDSEGNFPAPARVKLDEFEVGKQSKVMGITEHSESFLAYMKKIGLDLGVEFKLTERHDFDRSVEIELNGKIVQLSHEVAKNIFVAY is encoded by the coding sequence ATGGCCAATTCATTCACGGAGGAAAATTACCTCAAGCAGATATACAAGCTCTCGAAGAAATCCGACAAGGGTGTGAGCACCAATGCGCTGGCAGAGCGATTGGACACGAAAGCTTCATCGGTTACGGATATGCTTCAGAAATTGGCAGCTAAAAAATTTGTCAACTACCAGAAATATCAGGGCGTTACTCTCACGAAAAAGGGACAGAAGATCGCGGTGAACATCATCCGAAAGCATCGCCTTTGGGAAGTTTTTCTTGTGGATAATCTTGGTTTTGGCTGGGATGAAGTGCATGACGTTGCCGAAGAGTTGGAGCACATCAATTCAGATGTTCTGGTGGAACGGCTGGATAGATTTTTAGGCTTCCCGAAATATGACCCGCATGGCGGACCGATTCCTGACAGCGAAGGGAATTTCCCCGCTCCAGCACGTGTAAAATTGGATGAATTTGAGGTTGGAAAGCAATCGAAAGTGATGGGAATAACGGAGCACTCTGAAAGCTTTCTGGCATACATGAAGAAGATCGGACTGGACCTTGGCGTGGAGTTCAAACTCACAGAACGCCACGACTTCGACCGATCGGTAGAAATTGAACTGAACGGGAAAATCGTTCAACTCAGCCACGAAGTGGCGAAAAACATATTTGTTGCTTATTGA
- the mntH gene encoding Mn(2+) uptake NRAMP transporter MntH produces MKHTHAGKSLEEVHQSVNTMEKKGFFKKLLAFMGPAYLISVGYMDPGNWATDIAGGSQYGYTLIWVLLMSNIMALLLQSLSARLGIVSGRDLAQASKETYLPFVNFMLYILAEVAIAACDLAEVLGMAIGLQLLFGLPLIWGVCLTVLDTFILLFLINNGMRRMEAFILALVAIIGAAFLVEMVLAQPSLGEIATGFAPSIPDNAALYIAIGIIGATVMPHNLYLHSSLVQTRKYERTERGMKKAIRFNLIDTTIALNLAFFVNAAILILAAATFFKNGMFDVAEIQDAHQFLEPILGSKLAPILFAVALIAAGQSSTLTGTLAGQIVMEGYLNLRIQPWIRRIITRLLAIIPALVAIILFGESSTNDLLILSQVVLSLQLGFAIIPLIHFVSDKKRMGPFTIGRLTQFGAWVCAVIIVGLNVKLVYEEIASWMANSQDSLILWLTVVPIAIGFGLLLVWVAFRPLIIKYLNRPIKLPHGVAKEMEPRTRPEYKKIALAIDFSDTDEVILGHALPLGNENTEFLLLHVVETAGALYLGSEIKDFETSEDTENLERYAQRLRSEGYQVTTKLGYGNPKKSIPELVKAFDADLLVMGAHGHRILKDLLFGTTIDAVRHEVGIPVLVVQA; encoded by the coding sequence ATGAAGCATACACACGCAGGAAAGTCATTGGAAGAGGTTCATCAGTCGGTGAACACTATGGAGAAAAAAGGCTTTTTCAAGAAGCTTTTGGCCTTTATGGGACCTGCTTACCTGATCAGTGTCGGCTACATGGATCCAGGCAATTGGGCCACAGACATCGCGGGTGGAAGCCAATACGGTTACACACTCATTTGGGTGCTACTGATGTCGAACATCATGGCCCTGCTACTCCAAAGTCTTTCAGCCCGACTTGGCATTGTAAGTGGCCGCGACCTGGCACAGGCATCCAAGGAAACTTACCTGCCGTTTGTCAACTTCATGCTTTACATTCTGGCCGAAGTGGCCATTGCCGCCTGCGATCTGGCCGAAGTGCTGGGAATGGCCATCGGACTTCAATTACTGTTCGGACTGCCATTGATCTGGGGCGTTTGCCTGACGGTGCTGGATACATTCATACTCCTCTTCCTGATCAATAATGGGATGAGACGCATGGAAGCTTTCATATTGGCGTTAGTTGCCATTATCGGTGCGGCCTTTTTGGTGGAAATGGTGCTTGCACAACCATCTTTGGGCGAAATCGCAACGGGGTTTGCCCCTTCCATCCCCGACAATGCAGCCCTTTACATTGCCATCGGGATCATCGGTGCCACGGTAATGCCGCACAATCTTTATCTGCACTCATCTCTTGTTCAAACAAGAAAATATGAGCGAACGGAACGTGGCATGAAAAAAGCCATCCGCTTCAACCTAATTGACACTACCATTGCGCTGAACCTGGCCTTTTTCGTCAATGCCGCCATCCTGATACTTGCGGCCGCCACCTTCTTTAAAAATGGCATGTTCGATGTGGCCGAAATTCAGGACGCACACCAGTTCTTAGAACCCATTCTCGGTTCAAAATTGGCACCGATACTTTTTGCTGTTGCATTAATCGCAGCTGGACAGAGTTCCACACTTACGGGCACTCTTGCGGGGCAAATAGTTATGGAAGGTTATTTGAATCTGCGGATTCAACCATGGATCAGGCGGATCATTACACGTTTGCTCGCCATCATTCCTGCTTTGGTGGCCATCATCCTTTTTGGCGAAAGTTCAACCAACGACCTCCTGATCCTGAGTCAAGTTGTACTCAGCCTTCAACTTGGTTTCGCCATCATTCCACTTATTCATTTTGTGAGCGATAAGAAACGGATGGGGCCGTTCACGATCGGTCGTTTGACACAATTCGGAGCGTGGGTGTGCGCGGTCATTATCGTTGGTCTGAATGTGAAATTGGTATATGAGGAAATTGCCAGTTGGATGGCAAACTCGCAGGACAGCCTGATTCTTTGGTTGACCGTGGTCCCCATCGCCATTGGATTCGGCCTATTGCTGGTCTGGGTGGCGTTCCGACCTTTGATCATCAAATACTTGAACCGACCGATCAAACTACCGCACGGTGTGGCAAAGGAAATGGAACCACGGACACGCCCCGAATACAAGAAGATCGCGCTTGCCATCGACTTTAGCGATACCGATGAGGTCATCCTCGGCCACGCGCTTCCGTTGGGAAATGAAAACACGGAATTCCTACTTCTTCACGTAGTTGAAACCGCAGGAGCACTCTACTTGGGAAGTGAGATCAAGGATTTTGAAACATCAGAGGATACCGAAAATCTGGAACGGTACGCACAACGCCTCCGATCGGAAGGTTATCAAGTAACCACCAAACTCGGTTATGGAAACCCAAAGAAGAGTATTCCCGAATTAGTGAAGGCTTTCGATGCCGACCTTTTGGTCATGGGTGCTCATGGCCACCGCATATTGAAAGACCTGTTGTTCGGAACAACCATTGATGCCGTTCGCCATGAAGTGGGTATTCCCGTGTTGGTAGTTCAGGCGTAA
- a CDS encoding peptidase M19 → MKKLAYLLLGLGLIYWLITLIVPGIVDDKFNTVIDKGPYVVSKEAQTLYNSLDFVGDLHCDALLWDRNLLKRNDHGQVDIPRMLEGNVALQAFTIVTKSPKGQNMQENTGETDNITTLVIAQGRGIDSWFSLYERAIDQCEALHRFARKSDGKFRVIHDRNELEGFLKDRSKDRQLASGYLGVEGAHCLEGKLENVDGLWNAGVRMMGPTHFFDNELGGSAHGVSNAGLTDFGKQVIKRMNELGMIIDVAHSSPAIIDDVLAMTTRPILTSHTGVRGMVDSQRNLSDAHLKGIAATGGLIGIAFFPEAIGDPSAKNIVKTMKYVKDLVGYQYVALGSDFDGSVKTQFDCTGFPLLVEEMLKQGFTEEEIRGIMGENLKRFLLENLP, encoded by the coding sequence ATGAAGAAGCTCGCTTACCTCCTCCTTGGCCTTGGTCTGATCTACTGGCTCATCACGCTGATCGTTCCAGGAATTGTCGATGATAAATTCAACACGGTCATAGATAAAGGGCCGTATGTAGTTTCAAAAGAGGCGCAAACCCTGTACAACAGTCTTGATTTTGTGGGCGACCTGCATTGCGATGCGCTGCTTTGGGATAGAAACCTGTTGAAACGAAACGATCACGGACAGGTGGATATTCCACGGATGTTGGAAGGAAACGTGGCGTTGCAGGCGTTTACCATTGTGACCAAATCGCCCAAAGGGCAGAACATGCAGGAGAACACGGGCGAAACAGACAACATCACTACGCTGGTCATTGCCCAAGGTCGGGGCATTGATAGTTGGTTCAGTCTGTACGAACGCGCCATCGATCAATGTGAAGCTTTACACAGGTTTGCCAGGAAATCGGATGGAAAATTCCGTGTGATCCATGACAGAAATGAACTTGAAGGATTCCTGAAGGACAGAAGCAAAGACCGACAATTGGCTTCGGGCTATCTGGGCGTTGAAGGTGCGCATTGCCTGGAAGGAAAACTGGAAAATGTGGATGGTCTTTGGAACGCTGGCGTGCGCATGATGGGGCCTACTCACTTTTTCGATAACGAACTTGGTGGTTCGGCACATGGTGTTTCCAATGCGGGATTGACCGACTTCGGGAAGCAGGTGATCAAACGCATGAACGAGCTTGGGATGATCATCGATGTGGCACATTCGTCACCAGCAATTATTGATGATGTATTGGCCATGACCACCAGACCGATCCTCACTTCACATACGGGCGTAAGAGGCATGGTCGATTCGCAACGCAATCTCTCAGACGCGCACCTGAAAGGAATTGCAGCCACAGGCGGCCTCATCGGCATTGCCTTCTTTCCAGAGGCTATCGGTGATCCATCGGCAAAGAATATTGTGAAGACCATGAAGTACGTGAAAGACCTTGTCGGTTACCAGTATGTTGCTTTGGGCTCCGATTTCGATGGCTCGGTGAAAACACAGTTCGACTGCACGGGATTTCCGCTTTTGGTGGAAGAAATGCTGAAACAAGGATTCACAGAAGAAGAGATTCGGGGAATTATGGGTGAGAACCTGAAGCGATTTTTGCTTGAAAATCTGCCTTGA
- the vsr gene encoding DNA mismatch endonuclease Vsr, whose product MRSNKSKNTKPEILFRKALWEAGIRGYRLHWKKAPGKPDIAFPGRKIAIFLNGCFWHRCPKCHLGMPKHNSEFWEAKFARNVQRDKEKLAALKNEGWTVLVIWECEMKEDLKAQIERVRQLLISIR is encoded by the coding sequence ATGCGCTCCAACAAGAGCAAGAACACCAAGCCAGAGATCCTTTTCAGAAAAGCACTTTGGGAAGCAGGCATCCGTGGTTACCGCCTCCATTGGAAGAAAGCGCCAGGCAAACCTGATATTGCTTTTCCTGGAAGAAAGATCGCCATCTTTTTGAACGGCTGTTTCTGGCATCGCTGTCCCAAATGCCATCTCGGAATGCCCAAACACAATTCTGAATTCTGGGAGGCGAAATTCGCCCGCAATGTTCAGCGCGATAAAGAAAAACTGGCAGCTTTGAAGAATGAAGGTTGGACGGTTCTCGTAATTTGGGAATGTGAAATGAAAGAAGACCTGAAGGCCCAAATTGAACGTGTCCGTCAATTATTGATTTCCATAAGATGA
- a CDS encoding GNAT family N-acetyltransferase, which produces MHHGFRYPNEQGRFLVRPIVPEDRPILDLAFKELSPQSKYMRFFQSASRLSDYQLEYLTHPDGVNHVAWAILDTTFSPHRGVCAMRFIRLKDDPEVAEVAITVIDSYQGQGLSKVAFSVMNLLASELGIKRFRHHVLHQNSVANNSLKKLGILSSHVESGVYIKETHVFASAKEMSDHPQLAGLRKTMMFVQQKLKLD; this is translated from the coding sequence ATGCATCACGGTTTTCGATACCCGAATGAGCAGGGAAGATTCTTGGTCAGGCCAATTGTTCCTGAAGACCGACCGATTCTTGATTTGGCCTTCAAGGAGCTCTCGCCACAATCCAAGTACATGCGCTTCTTTCAGTCGGCAAGTCGCCTAAGCGATTATCAACTGGAATATCTTACCCATCCAGACGGAGTGAATCATGTGGCCTGGGCCATTTTGGACACCACCTTTTCTCCTCATCGAGGCGTTTGTGCCATGCGGTTCATCAGATTGAAGGACGACCCAGAAGTGGCGGAAGTGGCCATTACCGTTATCGATAGTTATCAGGGGCAAGGACTTTCCAAGGTCGCCTTTTCGGTAATGAATCTGCTTGCGAGCGAGTTAGGGATCAAGCGATTTCGGCATCATGTGCTTCATCAGAATTCGGTTGCGAACAACAGCTTAAAGAAGCTGGGAATTCTTTCAAGCCATGTTGAAAGTGGCGTCTATATCAAAGAAACGCATGTATTTGCTTCGGCAAAGGAAATGTCCGATCATCCTCAACTGGCAGGTCTTAGAAAGACGATGATGTTCGTTCAACAGAAGTTGAAATTGGATTAG